AACCAttgctggtgctcaaggaccacgcCTGGTCCTAAGCTCAGAGGCCATgcctagttctatgctcaggggtcatacctggttcCAGACTCAGGGTCCAGGTCTGGTGCTGGACTCAAGGGCCACTTCTGGCTCCAGGCTAAGAGGCCATGactggctctatgctaaggggccactcttggctccaggctcaggggccacgcctggcagtgccggAGGACCAGGATCTCAGTCGCAACTTCATGACGGGCCAGCGCCGTGGTATTTGTCCCGTCTCTCCGGCCGAACCTCCTATGTTCTCATGTGAACTCACAGGCTCcctgtccccaggccccaggagccCATCCCAGCCAGGACAATGCACTGCGGAGCTCTGTGCCGactcctgctgctctggccctgcctgATCGACGCCGCGCCCGTCCACGATGTTCAGGACGACACCAAAACCCTCATCAGGACGATCGTCACCAGGATCACTGACATTTCACACACGGTACGGGGGGTCTGGGGAGACACCAGGGACACGACCCTCTCTCTTCAGGGGCTCCCAGGCCCTGCGTGGAACCCAGAGGGGCCCGGTGGCCAGGGCCTCgcggcttccttccttccttacccaGAGCCCAGGAGCACAGGGACCCACGAAGGCCTCGTGGGCAGGAACCAGCGCCCCAGCCTCTCTGGCGGCTCCTGAATGCGCTTATGGTGGGCACGGTTCCCGAGGGCGCTGGCCCCGAGCGACTCCACAAAGCCAGCTGCCCCTTGCACTCAGCTCTTGAGGATCACCGAGGGTCCCCCCCCGTGAGCTCTGTCTCTGGCCAGGAGGCCGAAGGGCTGTGAATTTCCAGCCACCCTGCTCTGTCCCCAAGGTCTTAAGCTCCTTCCAGGCTGTCTCCCAGAGTGACAACATTGAGCTCAGTGTCTCCCAGCTGGTCTGAATCCGCATCACTGGCGGGTGAGACCACCTGGGGGTAGGACGGGGGCTGGTGCTGAAATGATGGGGAGGTTCATCGTAGTCTCAGGTACCATGGGGGTGGGACTCTTTCTGTTTGCCCCTCAATGATGGGAGatctggggggcagtggggagggtgggcaTACTGAGCTGagtggtcttttaaaaaaatttttcccaaaAAGGGGGTAGTGAGTCAAATCAGTCTGGGAACCTGTTAGATCATGAGACTAACTCAAGATCTTCCTCAAGACCTTCCGATTCCAGGAGATAAAGCAAGTGTGCGAGTGTGTATggagtgtgattgtgtgtgtatgtgtgtgtttgcgaGTGTGCATATGAGTgtttgtgagtatatgtgtgcttgtgagtgtgtgtatatgtgtgcctgtgtgtaagtatgtgtgtatgagtgtttgtgtgtatgtgtgtgagtgtgtatgtgtgtgtaagtttgtatgtgaatgtgcgtgtgtgtgtatgtgtgtgtcccacAGAGCCCCGTGCACTCAGAGGATTTGCAGCCACAGATTCTCAGACCCTTCATCCTACAAGGGGGAGTCTGGAGTCTCTTGCTTCCCAGCCATTGTTGTGACCTTGTGCAGCCACATAGAAAGTGggtggcttggggctggagcaatagcaccgcgggtagggcatttgccttgcacgcggccgacccaggttcgaatcccagcatcccatatggtccctgtacaccgccaggagtaattcctgagtgcatgagccaggagtaacccctgtgcatcgccggttgtgacccaaaaagaaggaaaacaacaacaacaacaacaaaaaaaaaaaaagaaagtgggtgGCTAGGAACTAAGACAGCTCCAAACTAGAATTTGGGGCTTTCCACAGAGGAAAACCcaagtgtatgcatgtgtgtgtgcatgtgtgtatacatgtgtgtgcctctgtgtgtgtgtcttggctgtgctcaggtgctcCAACCAGCACAGtttgggggttcctcctggtggcGTTGGCAGGACCATATGGTACTCGGGATTGAACCTGAAGCCTGCAGCCTGCAGTGCTTGAGCGCCAGCCCTATGgggtcatctccccagcccccacccctgggtTTCAAAAGGCTCCTTCAAAAACCTGCACGGGATGCATCCAGGGTCTGGCAAAGTGGGTGGCATGGGGGAAGAGTGGGGAAAGTGAAGATGGGCAGGACAGTGTCCCCCCTGATGGTAGAGTTTGGAGCTGACGGTGAGGTGCTTTGTGGGGACACCATCACCCTTAAGAGTATAGGACTGAGGGGAGAagctggcagggagggaggggtctACTGGAGGTGCAAGGGAGTGAAAAAGGGGTGCCTGAGGGAGGGCCTTGTGCTGGGGGAAGATACTTTACTATCTAAAGCACCATAGAGGTAGTCTCAGTGGTAGGCAGAGGCCTGCTAtgtttgaggtcctgggttcgaatcttagaaattcaaaaaaaaaaaaaagaaagaaagaaacataagaaTGAGGGAGTACAAGAACTTCTGTGAGTGGTGGAGAAATCGCGGAGGGCTGGAGatacaggacagcaggtagagcactggccttgcatgcagccaacccaggttagatccccagcaccacattttgCTCCCTACCCCCGCCAAGAactgctaaccctaaccctagtcTAGGTAGAGCTCAAGGGTAGAGAACACGAGGTCCTGAGCTGCTCCCCGACcctgtgtggcccctgagcagagctgctgTGCGCCCCAGGCCCCCTGACTTTCTCCAGCCTCATGAGCTCTTCCTGCTCTCTCCACACACAGCAGTCTGTCTCCTCCAAGCAGAGAGTCACCGGTTTGGATTTCATCCCTGGCCTCCACCCTGACCTGAGTCTGTCCGCAATGGACCAGGCGCTGGCCACCTACCAACAGATCCTCACCAGCCTGCCCTCCAGAAACGTCGTCCAGATCGCCAACGACCTGGAGAACCTTCGGGACCTCCTGCGCCTGCTGGCCACATCCAAGAACTGCCCCTTGCCCCAGGCGCGGGAACTGCAGGCGTTGGAGAGCCTGGACGGGCTCCTGGAAGCCTCGCTCTTCTCCACGGAGGTGGTGGCCCTGAGCAGGCTGCAGGGCTCTCTGCAGGACATGCTGCGACAGCTTGACCTCGGCCCCGGGTGCTgagaccccgccccacccccaccccagagctcttccccgtccccaccccccaggactGAAGTTGAAAGCAGCAGCCTAGGTGCCCAGGGGAAGCCAGCCTGTGTGGCCTGCGTTTCCCCAGGACTCTGCTCTGcttttcactcactcactcacgcCCTTCTTCCAAAGGCTTTGGCTCCAGTTATGAGAGCAGAGGGACTGTCACCGATTCCTTGCTCGGCCAGCTGGTGGGATGGCCCCTGGGGGGATCACCAGCCTGGGGTGATCACCAGCCTCTGGTCGATTCTGTCTCCCTCTCACTGCACCCACATGTGGTTCCCGGGGTGATTTGGGAAAGCGGGACACAGCTTGAGAGCTACCAGAGCAGGGGTCCATCTGAGAAGCTGGGGGTGCACCACTGCCCCCCACACAGCTGGAACCCCCCTCGCCACACGAGTTGAGGagcccttatttatttataacgCGTCTTGTTCTGCACGGATACGAAGCAGAACTTTGCCTTTTTACTTTCTGTCTCTTTGGAGATGAGGGTGTGGGTGGAGGGTCTGCCGGGGCCGGGCTGCTCCTGAGTTTCCACCCCAATGGTCAGCCTGGTCGAGGCAAACCCATTTCCAGGGACTTGCGAGCCATCAGGACAATTCTCTTGCAACTGGCTTTGTTTCGACTGTGACTGATTTTAAATGACAGCCTTTGCAATGGCATTGCCCTGAGCGGATCTCGGCGGGCcaggttatttttaaaaggagatgAATTTTGTCAAGTGTAATATAGAGCTGGGTGAGCCCGGAGGTGGGAGAAGGTGTTGGTGGAAGGTGGATGGATCCAGAATATATTCTCTGAATAAcatttggtgtgtggggggggagagggtaaTGCCCTCTGCTGCTCCCCTGTTGCCAGTTCTTGGACTTTCCATGAAACTCGCAAAGGATTGTGGGGTTCTGCCAGGTGCCCATAGGAAGCCGAGTTGATGATGCAAGAGGCTGGCGGGCGGGCGGTGCtgagagcagctctgggtttTGCCCACTTGCTAAATAGTGGCTTGTCCTTGCGGATAGGGGGCGCTTTCATGAGCagtgattccccccaccccccaccccggaacAGAGAGGGGGCTTTGGTGGGGCCCTAGGAATGAGTGGCGCAGGGCTGATCCCATGCTAGACTGGCGACAAGGAGGCATCCTTCCTTGGGACTTGCAGGCCTGATTGAAGTTCGCCCCTACTGGGCTGTTGGACTTACCCGCAGTCCACTTGGGGGGTAGGCAAATCCATGAGCATTAGCGGCTGGTCCCAAGAAACCTTGCTCCCAGGGTGAAAGGAAGGCCTGAGTGTCCCGCGCCCTGCCGCGGGGAAGCAGCCATCCCGCCCTCCGCAGAGGCCCCGCCTGTCCTGAAGCTCGAAGTCCAAGCCTCCAGCCCGAGTCTCAGTGCTCACAGGCTGAGGGATGTGGAAGACCAGTCCTGCCCTCAGAGACCTTGTTTTCTGGGTGCTAAAGGCCCCCTCTCCCCTTGACAAGGCCTGGCATCTCACCAGGCATGCAGGCAGTGTGGAGGTGAGGTGGTTCCTGGGGCCTATCCTCCCCACACCCTTCCCtagcccccactcccccctccccccacccctacacttTGAAGCATGTTTACTGTTTCAGGTGTGTCCGCCTCTGTGCCTGTGGAAACAGGTTTGAGGCAGTAAAGCTGTGAAGATTGGAAACTAAAAGCCCACAGCAGGTGCTAAGACCAGgactgaagggctggagtggtagcacagcgggtagggcgtttgccttgcacgcggccgacccgggttcgattcccagcatccctgagcactgccaggggtaattcctgagtgtacagctaggagtaacccctgtgcatactgggtgtgacccaaaaagaaaaaaaaaaaagaccaggacTGAAGTAGGGCTGGTGAACCAGGTACCAGCTGGGCTGGGCGGGGAATGCAGGTGAGGCTTAGGGGCATCGTGGGGTGATGGGGTGCAGGAACTTGATGAGGCAGGAGTTGAGGTGGAAGTTTGGTGGTGCTGAGATTCCAATGGGGCGAGCAGCCGGTCCCCAAGAAAGGCCGGCAAAGGGAAGATGGGCAGGAAAGGGACTTGTGGTAGAGGCCTTCCCAGGCACATTGATCTGACGGTGAGAGAGTTAAGAGTTGAAGGTTCTAGAACAGGGTCTCGAGAGATGGACTGGATGAGGCCTGCTGTGGGAAATATGACCAGAACCATATCACAGCCATTGCctgaagacaaacaaacaaaaaaaaactggcacTCTGGTTCATTCTCAGAGTTTGACACtttcaaaatagaaatgattttttttaattcttttattgattcaccatgtggaaagttacaaaactttcaggtagaaatgattttttttaatgtaacttaaaatgtttttgttggtttgtttaaaaaaaatctaaataaattacCTTTTACCCCTAGTCTTGGGTCTCTGGTGCCTTTGGGGGAAGCTTTGTTTGTGGGGGATCAGGCCGAGCCCAGCTGGCTCCCTCCATCGCTGGAGTCGCTGTGCCAGGGCCCAGCTGGCAGTTCGGGCAGAGGGCTCCCCCGACAGCCGGCAGAGCCAGCAGAGCCAGCCCCTTCTGCACCAGCGTCAGCAGCTTCCCACACGCCAGCCCCGAGACACACCAAATGGCTCAGAGCAAAGAAGGAACCACGGCCCACGGCCCCCCGTAATCACACACTCATGGACGCACCGAGGCCCATAAACGCCCAGCCAAGCGCATTGAATGGATAAGATGGGATTTTGCAGTTTGGTTTGGTCTTACAGTTTCACCCAAGTCCTGGCACGGACGGCCCCTCAAAGGCAGTCACTTCCTTACCCCCCAAATTCCATCCACCAATAATCCAAGTCCCTTCCCCCAAAGCTGTTGGTGGCCGAAGAGTACATGAGACAAAGGCCCAGCACACTGTCAGCCTTAGGGTAGATGGAGGCGAGCCCCCTCCCCTCACATCACAATTAGCAACGGGCCTCAAGTGTCTGCTAtcggggggttggagagataatacagagggtaaggagcttgcctcgcatgctgcctccctgagtttgatcccagcattctgtatgttcccctgagcactgccagaagcaattcctaagcacagagccaggagtaagccctgagcatcaccggatgcggccccaaagccaaaacaaacaacaataataacaacaacaaaatgcctgCCATCAGTATCCAGGGAGCACTGGACTCTGTGCAACGCCTGTACATGACAGCGGCCCCTCCCAGCTTGGGGGTGAGGTAGGGAGGGAACACTGAGCTTCCAAATGAAGGGGAGTGCGAGAGCGGGGGGGACAGATGTGGTTTGATCAGCCCCGTGGGTCACTCAGCAGCTGGGGCAAGTGGCTGGTCTTTACCAGTCAACACCCTTCGGCATAAAGGGATAAAAATTGAAGGCGAAACCAACTTAAGTTAAAAagatttgggggggtggggcatgtTCTGGAGAAGTCCGGGTCCATCTCTGACAACTCCTTTCTCTGCTCCCATGCCCAGGGGTCTAGAAATCCACGATctagccctgcccccacctgacACTGTGACAAGGGC
The nucleotide sequence above comes from Sorex araneus isolate mSorAra2 chromosome 1, mSorAra2.pri, whole genome shotgun sequence. Encoded proteins:
- the LEP gene encoding leptin isoform X1, which translates into the protein MHCGALCRLLLLWPCLIDAAPVHDVQDDTKTLIRTIVTRITDISHTQSVSSKQRVTGLDFIPGLHPDLSLSAMDQALATYQQILTSLPSRNVVQIANDLENLRDLLRLLATSKNCPLPQARELQALESLDGLLEASLFSTEVVALSRLQGSLQDMLRQLDLGPGC
- the LEP gene encoding leptin isoform X2; translation: MHCGALCRLLLLWPCLIDAAPVHDVQDDTKTLIRTIVTRITDISHTSVSSKQRVTGLDFIPGLHPDLSLSAMDQALATYQQILTSLPSRNVVQIANDLENLRDLLRLLATSKNCPLPQARELQALESLDGLLEASLFSTEVVALSRLQGSLQDMLRQLDLGPGC